From Zea mays cultivar B73 chromosome 3, Zm-B73-REFERENCE-NAM-5.0, whole genome shotgun sequence:
cccctctgccaaatcgcaagcaactccattttccactccctcgcccctaagatcacaatgcttggtgattcttgggttgaagactgttgcacatggttcatagtctttggtttcctcctctgtatgatggtaatactcatcgatagaatcctccagtgggaagagcaaagagaaagaaagaggcagtgaaaagtgaaaagtgagaagagaaaagaagatagtgaagagaatataagaaggttctcccagaatcaaccctgtgtcagtcatctctccgcggcctactcaagcagcaacagcagaagaaggccccgtaacacccttgttatgaggtacttcaaggagttcaaatccccaagattcaagagatctaccctcattcatttgaagtggggtagtgttccagccaagttcctgctatggagaaaaagaagtcctatagcaagcttgtggaggaccagatcatcaaagcatataagtttctggatgagaagtggtcacccaagttttgttgatgaagcaccagaagaccaatcaagaaaggaatccatgtgtgagttcgcaagagaaaggtttgtgtgttggcatcaatgcttcctcaataagctagctgccaagcgaaagctagaagcctgaagatgatctttgagtagccagaatcagcgtttgcaatcagcaaccagatgctccgccaggccagattttgttgaagttccatctcctcgaagagtctgcaaagtgaaagtatgtagctgaagtaaagctataaccataacccttctaagccgaatctcgaggacgagattccttttaagtggggtagatttgtagcatcccaaaaattcaaatcctgaaattttctcaaactccctctaaattcaaaatgaatttcaaatttcgtttcaaaatgtttgtttgcgagttgatatcaacaaataaagtatagtggtctatattctctttaaaatcctcctcaaaatatcctacaaatatttccccagtgatccccctcaaattgtttacagaaatactgcccagatatttcaccgatatatctccaggtatttttctcttgagaaataccttcagaatcatttttcaagtccctacaaatattttcttcataactttcctcatgctcatacgtatacgtatgcctccagtgtcatacggtgagctctacaagctaattacacttatacaagacaaatacatgctaacctcccactaatcctctcatcctcccactaatcctctcatccctccccctaatcccccccaccatggctataaatagaggggcaagggcctcctctcatcccaccccaagccatttcatggcaacactctcccccccccacacacacacccactccatgttccacacaagcacacactagcacaaggatcgttcgatcgttcgtcccctgttcttagtttgttcgttcgttcgtccgatcgttcgatcgttcgtccgatcgttcatggttcgttcgtccgatcgtttgatcgttcgtccgttcgttcgtccaaataatctttttcctaccgttatgctgccgaaattctgatcgttcgttcgttcgatcattcgatcgttcatcgttcgttcatagttcctattcatcgttcatcgttcgttcatagtccctattcatcgttcttccaggtaatctttgtcctgccgttatgatgccgaaattccgatcgttcgttcgtccgatcactcgatcgttcgtccgttcgttcatccaaataatctttttcctgccgttatgctgccgaaattccaatcattcgatcgttcgttcgatcattcgatcgttcatcgttcgttcatagttcctattcatcgttcatcgttcgttcatagtccctattcatcgttcttccagataatctttgtcctgccgttatgctgccgaaattacgatcgttcgttcgtccgatcattcgatcgttcgttcgttcgttcatagttcctattcatcgttcatcgttcctattcatcgttcatcgttcgtttatacggactattcaccatcactattcacagttactattcatcattactattcactgacactattcactatcgttactattcaatgttactattcatcatcattactattcatcgtcgttactactcatcgatgatatctagtaactttttcgtcgtcactattcatcgttactattcatcgttactattcatcgattagccgatcaccccgaatttcaactactcatacatcatgttgtccagtccacctaagaccagccagacccatattccagtcatacgaactccggtgactgtgattttccttccagtagggaacttcccatctggtcacccatcccaggtttctccaagttgagcacgcttaactttgagattccttcgaaccaggctcccaaactcagattccaaaaattctcgtttctaaattcttatcaaaatattccctatccaaccatgtcatcccttaagcatggtccatattccagaaaactcccaaaatactcttgtcccatattctgcctataactctcctgttcatactaagtcagacgattcattcgtcactattctcaccaacagtgaacttcactgtgctacaccacatacacccagctataaatacacccagctaccctctccctctccacacacactccacaccctcagccaaggaaaactcccacccactcagttactccgctctgccgactACACGCGTAGTGTCGCTTCACcttcagtccaccctcctggtaagcacctccgctccaccactagtagtatcttaacaccacatgacacagattctactcaagactctacccatccatatatcgctattctgaccattatactaaatatttgttggtatacttgctggtctgtatgtttgcttgttcatgttgcatagttatcggagcgttcgtgtcgtctcgtggaggccagatctgcaagtctacgccaggcagtggagctagaagccagttccgcgagctccccttcccccttcgccgaataagcacggaaagctcactggatccctttgatgcataaattatctatgatttttcaaccacaaccctcagcctgttattttatgcatgatatgattttgagacaagttattatggccacccagacgcttgccgcaatcaatccctgatatatatgttccaaatgatttgagaacaggtgtgagttttcaaaagaaaatgcttttcaaaatgtgtgtgatgaagggttttcacccttatcaccttgtgagtgggataatcagggactccctggtttaggggagggcctaaggtgttggctcagctggtttaggcgtgagcagaaggattgtcccctcatataaggaccggtttgtcatcttcactacctgtactctttaatagtacaaccactcgagactgtgtgggcagtcactcaatttgaactcgtacggtccaaccccagggttatgaaggctggggagcaccgagaggataaggagggggaaagttttgtccggtttggacatggtggtggcctgactccttccggataaccgttaaggttaggacgtgcggggaaagaaagagattcggattcggatctcatggatcatgagatcgcagagccggactagtgggtaaagtgtacacctctgcgcagagtttgaaaacctattcgaatagtctatgtccacaggaatggacgagtctggtatggtatggcaattaatgttttgttttccaaaaaaaaagagatggttttgagaaaagtggtttttaaaaaggttcggcggttgagccgtgagctatggtggacgggaagtccagtagcggtttttgaaaaggaaaaccagtgggaaactgctgagatgcctggatggtttagtccaggggattttgttataatactgaaaaacttcctgctccttttggagaggatgcgctttgcaaaaatacaaaatgttttccaaaacaactctgcattaaatattgctgtttctgcaaaatatcctgagctccacatattccatgcattatatctgatttccccattccgcgggtgaaggtgggttgctgagtacgtttgtactcacccttgcttatttgttgtttttcagaaaaaggagatcgggtaagagttacgactgttcccaaccttgcctgtggctgttggaccgctgaattgcttcactgcgtatattgggctgcttcaaccccactctgatgatatgtctcgagttgtggaccaactcttaaagtcgttcgccacctttgtaggtttgtctcgtttaagcagatttggtatcatctgatgtataaatgtgtttactagcctcctgggactagtaattgtatcacatttgagtcccagaggattgaggACGCTTCAGACATCGGGTTACAAATGTACCTCTgacttgagagaaggtaaaagtacaagcgtgacgcaaaagcaaatgccaagtcagcgtgaacagtacagagttactgttcatctatttataggcacgggacgtaatccatgcaaaattacacctatgccctttacatctgctaataactctataataattcatcaaggtctaaatagtcttttcatctttaagtcggtttctctttccgttatcatgccgaagctcttctacacacagcttcggctctgcgccatccttcgtacccCTTCTGTGCTTCTTCACGTTGTGGTTTTAGCTCATGTCCGAAGATACATATTCACATATTGTACtcgagaaacattgttaaatcatgtttttgaggaccttcggaagccgaaggcccccaacaaacatTAAATAATAAACTGGACTTACGAACATTGTATGGAGCTGGTTATACTCTTTTTTCTTCTAACAAAAAGATTTTTTAACGTGGTAGTCATTACATAGCTCTAGTAACTTAAATATTAAGTTTTTTTTTCAAATTTAATTgtcttatttttattttttttactaAATCTGTTTTGAATTTGGGCTCGGATGTGAATTCCGGGCCCGAAAATGATTTTGGCCAAAAAATGAATTTCAGGCTTTTTATAATTTTTAGTCAGCCGGAATGAGTCCGACACGTTTAAGCAACTATGTGCTAGGTCGTGGGCCGCTACGACCCGAAATAAATATTGGTCGATCTAGCCCAAAATTCAAACGAGCAAAActttttcgggcttgggccgggccggatGACCCGATTATACACCTATAGACGTACTTTTCACGACTTTTCATGTATATTATCTATTAACTGTATTTATGATCTAAAAACTTAAGGTTAGAGCATGTACAACTTTGAAACCTTGGGTCGGTTTTCTAAATGCGAGAAATAATTAAGAGACTGCATAATACAACTATAATACCCTAGatcataaatatagtaaagacaTAATATGTATAGAGAGTTGTATAGAGACAGACTCTTCACAAAGAGTGTATCTCTTGGTTTTTTTCATCTAACTGTCTATATACCCTTTAAAAAACCATTTAattaggttgtacatgccctataTCATACCATATTTTAGGTGTCTCTTATATTTTTGCATGTTCGTTTAGCTTTAATCCGTACTGGTTTCTACTGCTTTGGTTTCTACTGCTTTTATAGTATTTTATCTCCCTAAAGATTGCATTGTCTCTGTAAATTACATTTGCAACCGTTCGAATAACTGTCTTTAGTCTTTAATCAGAGGCGAACAAACCAACAAAGGTCTCGAGATTGTAGAGTTGCTCCCCCCACGAGTCCACGACTTTTGCATATAACTTCGCTCATCTCGACTATCGTGATCCACACAGGAACTAAACGCAAGTCCTCTAAATAATAAAACATGGAGGACAACGCTAGATAGTATGTAGAAGTAACTCTTGGCTCCCGGATGAATCTTCAAATCATCTCGAGGAGACATCGACGCATACACACACACACTCTTCTTGATCTCGCCACACACGTTTCACCCCACTTTCAGTTGCCGCCACCCTTAGCGCCCTTGCCCGCCTTCCCCTGGTGGGCCTTGCGCGCGCGCACGAACGCCCTGGCGAGGCCCTGCAGCCTCCGGCTCTGCGTGGCGATGACTCCGGCGGTGGACGGCGCCTGCGGGAGGACGACCTCGTAGCCGTCCCCGTAGGAGTCCATCCCCTCCGCCAGGAGCTGCCAGAAGAGCGCGCCCGCCGCGGGGCCTCCGGCGCGCGCCGAGTCGTAGACCCTGGCGTACACCGTGCCGAACACCGCGTCGCGTTGGCCGCCGCTGTAGCCCGGGTCGTGGCGCGACTCGCCGAACTCGGCCACCAGCAGCGGCTTGCGCAGCACCGCCCGCGCGTCGGCGATGTGGGCGTCGAGCCAGGCGCCCAGGAACCGCAGCTGCGCCTGCGCGTCCAGGCCGCCCAGCCACTGGTCCGGGTACGAGTGCACGGTGGCGAAGTCGATCCCGGGCGCCCGGTTGTTGGCGATGAAGTCGGTGCCCACCTGGTACCCCGACGGGTTCGCGGACCTGCGGGCCGACGACGCGCCGTAGAAGCCCTCCAGGCCGGCCTCCAGCAGGTGGTTCCCGTCGATGGACTTCACGTGCGCCGCCATCTCCGTGATCCACGACTGGATGGCGTGGCCCGACACGTCGGACTGGCAACGCGGCTCGTTCATCAGCTCCCACGCCATGATCGTCGGGTCGTCCTTGTATGCCACGCCGGTGATCGTGTTCACCCTCGTCAGAACGGCCTTTTGACCGATTCATGAAAAAAAAAGAAATATACGAGGCATTTGTCAGATGAGTGCTCGAACTAGCTAGCAGACAAGCGATTACTAGTAGTATACTACGCTGCTAGTAAGTAAGAGCGCGCTAAGTAGACAGTGCTAGTTCCAGAACAAAGCTTGTTTGACGGATTGTCTCATGCAGAGCAACACCATCCACAGTTTGTGcaactttttttttttttgcctttCTCTGCTCGTCTTTTCATGCATGTTTTCCGTCAATGTAGGCAGAGTGCAATTGTGCAAACAGTGTGCAGTCTTCACTGTTCAAACAATAACAAGTTCCTGTTGTTGCTGGAGCAACGTTCTCTATATCCATCATCTATATCCGTCTTTTACAGTCTCCTCTAATCCTCTAAAAGATTATATCATCTATATCTTCttcctccaacaacgtcctctatactcaaatatctatattagagatatttttttattttttattttttgtacatacatatttgtcatactcttaaatgtattgtacatattttagttttgctaaaccggttatttaaattattcaaatggatagaggaccgtttagagaaactctatatatatagaatccagcagcgtcctttaaatttagagaaccgtttagaggaACCTGCTGGAAAGCGTAGAGGACCGTTTtatcctctatatttagggtacaTAACCCTTTAAAGTTCCTTGCTGGAGCTAGCCTAAAACTGTAACTTGGAAACCAAAATATTAGCTTTGTCCTAAACTATAGTTCGTTTTAAACTAATTAAATATATATTAAATAATATATAAATGTGGTTTCCATGTACgtctttatttattattatttgaTAAATAACTAAAAAAACTATATTTTGGGAGGGAGCAGTACATGTATGATGTATAGGGTTTGGAATCGAAAAAAAGGAAGATGCTGTAGGTGCATGGCTCCCTGAAAAAAACTACTCTATCCTTTGTTGTGACCTCGAACATAGCACCTCCCATCTCCTGAAGTTTAAATATTTTGCCGCGCGGTGGTTCGCAGATCAAAACGAGGAAAATGGTAATGCCACACATTTATGATTTTTTTATTTCCTTGACCAACAAGAAATAATTTCTCTTTTCAAAAACCAATGTGAAGGCAAAGATTTCAGTTCAACGAAAAGACTCAACAAGGAATGTATAATTTGCAATATATCAGGTGCGGGAATTCCTCCCCTtcgaaaaataaaaaaataaaaaaacaattAATGTATAATAGTTAAAAAAACAAGGAATATATTTTGGGTATATAAATTAGATGCTATTTTCTATAAAATTAGTTCGAATTATTTTTAATTTCGTTCAAATCTAGAATTGCACTTCTTAAAGGAGAGAGTATCATCTTTTGAAACAGGTAAGAGTAAGACTCTCCTCCGACTGACTAGTGTCTCGTGAGCAGAAATGAGCTTCAACTAACGAAACGGCGCAAACTACTATGGTTCTTAACGAAACAAAATTAATATGGTTTGCAGCGCACACACTAGATCTCACTCTCATTTTCACTCACTTACCTTGATATGGTTCTTGTAGATGCCCTTTACAAAGGGGTTAGTGAAGAACTCATCGTCAGATCCAATGGTCTGCCCCCGCTCCCTCGCCCACTGCACGTACTGCTTCCTCCCTCCAAAGCTGTCGTAATTGTTCACGAGGCTCAGAATCATCTTAATCCCATGCTTCCTTGCCTCAGACAGCACGAAATCCAGCCCCTGAACGAACAGCAGTCAGCAGATGGGAAAATAAACCGGCAACGCGTCAGCTCAGCAAGAAAGAAACAACGCAGATAAATAGCAAGAACATCTCAAGAATACGAGTCGTCGGCACAAGGGAAATGAAGAGTATGATGACCTGGAAGGTGTTCTCGTTGTAGCGGCCGGGAGAGTACTGCAgcgcgctgccgccgccgccgccgccgtcgctgaACGCCCACGTCCTGGCCACGGAGAGGCCGGCGCCGGCGGCCTGGCTGAGCGCCGAGGTGACCTTGCCCCTCCGCGCGGGGTCGGCGCCGAATGTCATGAGCCAGTAGGCGTTGAACCCGTTGGCGAAGAACGGCTTGCCGTCCTGCACGAAGCGGGTGCCCTGGACCCTCACGAACGCGTCCCCGCCGGCCTCTGCTGCTCGCTGGCCTCCGTGGACGAACAGGAGCAGAAGCAGGGCAAGAGCTCCGCCGCGAAGGCCCATGTCTCTCTTTGTTTCCAGTGTCCCGCTTAATTTGTTCTTGGATGGCAATGGTGGTGA
This genomic window contains:
- the LOC100279398 gene encoding Mannan endo-1,4-beta-mannosidase 1 precursor (The RefSeq protein has 1 substitution compared to this genomic sequence); translated protein: MGLRGGALALLLLLFVHGGQRAAEAGGDAFVRVQGTRFVQDGKPLFANGFNAYWLMTFGADPARRGKVTSALSQAAGAGLSVARTWAFSDGGGGGGSALQYSPGRYNENTFQGLDFVLSEARKHGIKMILSLVNNYDSFGGRKQYVQWARERGQTIGSDDEFFTNPFVKGIYKNHIKAVLTRVNTITGVAYKDDPTIMAWELMNEPRCQSDVSGHAIQSWITEMAAHVKSIDGNHLLEAGLEGFYGASSARRSANPSGYQVGTDFIANNRAPGIDFATVHSYPDQWLGGLDAQAQLRFLGAWLDAHIADARAVLRKPLLVAEFGESRHDPGYSGGQRDAVFGTVYARVYDSARAGGPAAGALFWQLLAEGMDSYGDGYEVVLPQAPSTAGVIATQSRRLQGLARAFVRARKAHQGKAGKGAKGGGN